tttttttttttttagtcctcTACAGCTGAACACCTGCTTCTGGAACCTTTCTTAAAGACAAATAAGTGTGAGGTCAGACAGCCAAACATGTCCATTCTAAATCAAACCTTCCAGTCATCAGCTTTCATTTTCTCATCTACTGGAAGACTCATCCCCTTTCCTCATATctttactcaaaaaaaaacatgttgaagTGAAAACCCAACATCCATACAAAAATCACATCCATCTCATTTCCATACTTTGTTCAGTGAACTGTTTTCTCCATTTTGGAACAAAATGACAATGTTCTAGGTAATTGAAcactaaatacattttaaaaaaaaaatcaaatacattttAGCCACTAAAAGTTGGGAAGgtactttaaatttaaacttaaaatttaGGAcaacttttcaaaaattttttgtAAGAGCAACTCTCCAATAGTAATGTATTTGTTATCCGCAACAAATATTCCTGGAAGACAATCACTTGAGGAAAAGGTGAAAGGTCAAacaacatacacattttcagagagAATGAGAGACAACCAGCTCAGTGGATGTGGAAAAATGTTCCCCGACAAAAGAGACCTGAGGTATTGAAGTAACCTGATCTAAGCAACATGTTTCACACAACTAGACAGTGCTTCTTCGGAACAACTGGGCATCAGTTTTCATTGCGAAGGGGAATCAGGTGTGGATAGACAGCCTTGCCAACCGCTGTGTCCTATAAGACTGTGGCAGTGTAGGTGTTACTGACATGACCTATCAGGCCGTAGCTGCTTCCTTCTAGACAGAATCGCTACAAGTCACTGACCTATGACAGAGTCCAGCCACTTTCTGTAGGCAGCCGCAAAGCGGCCCTGCTCAGTGTTCCGGCAGCTGTGAAGGATTTTGGTGACAAAGCTGTGCTCAGAAGGCAACCCGGGGCAGGCCTGCATGGGGCCTCGTTTCAAGCGCTtggtgtcctgggtgtatccacCCTGCCTCCCACTGTCTGGTGCCAAATCTATATCCATAGCCTGCACACTCCGGTCCAAGCTGGCATCCAGGGAGCTGCCAAACATCTCGTCAGTGTGGTTAAGGGGGGATGGTGGATGTCCCCCAGACTGCAGATGTTCTTTCCGCCAATGGTGCCAGAGGAAGAACACGTGCCGTCTGCCAGAGAAAACGGGATTTATGTCCTCTTTGTTTGGCCCATCCATAGTAAGTTATGGCTCCTGCTGGCAGTCCATGCAGGAGCTTTAAAGTAAGGATCTAAACTCATCTGGGGACTGTAAACTTAAGTGAGTCcttaaataatgtattaaaagGTCAATGAGCACAATGACAATTCGTTGTTTGCTGTAATTTACATTGGCACAGGTACTTCTCTACTGATGCAGACAGGACTCACCTGTGACACCAAAGTGTCTCGTGACCAGGGTATGTCTCGATCAGGTCAGTACACAATTCCATCTCGTCATCGAAAAGCTCAGGCACGGTGGCAGTAACCAGGCCATCTTCGTTGGGCCAGTGGGCACAGTGCTGGTTGGTGGCAGCCTGCAAAGCTGCACAAGGGATTTCCACAGCCTGGGTTATCTCCCCCACCAGTGCTTTCAACAGAAACTGGCGGTAGTGGAAGCCACTGTGATCAGACACATGCATGGACACCCAGAGCTTCATGGAGGAAAGCTCATCATGGAGGATCTGTATGGAGACAGTTCAAAGAGTCAATCTCCAGTTCACATACATCTCATGCTTTTACTAGGTCTTGGAGTTTACAGAAGTCAATTCATATCAGGAATACTTTTCCCAGAAATCAGGAGTGCAGACCTCAGGTCCCTGAGAGCTGCAAGGTGTGTCAGTTTTGGTTCAGTTTCTGTGCTTTATGGCTGTACATGGAAAGCCTGTCACCTTTCCTGGTTTTCCATGTCTCAAACAAATCTGTCTAAATGTACTGTCTAAGACCTGCAGGACTCTGATCCTCAAGCATCTGAGTTGAACACCCCAACAACACATCGTCTTGTTCTGTTGTGCAAGACATATTATTCTCCTCCGATTCTTCAATCCCTAAAGAATCACTTTTTCTTGTACTGCCAAGTACAATCCACCCTGTACAGTTACAACAGTATACTATAGGtcaatataaaacatttttgttccaCCTCtgtattccttttatttttttttataaccagGATACCTTACAGGCCAACGgtacaacacattttaaaactgcagtcTTCATTCTGAGatgtaacaaacattttttttttttcaagaattaatgtttttgtaattCATGTTTTCAGGTTTCACAGTACACAATGGAAATGTGTATATGGATTTATATGCATGACACTTTGGTTACTTTAACAGATGATCTTCTGGTTCCCCGTGTGTTTTATACTCGCATATATATAAATGAGCGGGCAAGGTCATTTTCACTGGTTCAGCTTGTGTGTGCATCACATAAGTGATGAAAAAGCAAGTTTTTGTGAATGCACCATCaggttgtgtttttgtgtgtgcatacataCCTTCAGGTTGCCCCTGGCAAGGTTCTGTAGCACCCAGATGCGGTGGGACCAGGCATTGTAGTTGCTTGGGTAGCGGCCAGCGGCGTCACTGCAAACCTGCATCTCCTCCTGCAGGAGCCGCTGTAGTTGCTCAGCCTGTGCTGCTCCTTGGGCCTGACCCTGCTCCACCTGGCCCATCTCCTTATGCTCTGCACCCTGAGGGCAAGGACGGCATTGCCGCAgaacctgctgcagcacccagCGCCTAGAATTGGACACACAAGTAGAAACAAACCTCACTTTCATTCTGCTGACAGCATGTCACAGCACTGCTTACAATCACTCACTTCCCTGAGCTGTCAATCACTTATCACTCAAGATTCCCAAATGATTTACCTCCAAACACTTTTTGTGGGCCAGGCAGAATGCTTAGCTTTGAGGTATGAGCGCTGAGGTGTGGGATGAGGAAAGACTACTGACACATTCCAGCATAAAATTTTTACTCAGTTTACTCTGTCCCTGTCTCACACTGCACAAAATCGTTATGTTCAGTACTGCACATTTGACACAAACAATGCATAAACCCACCATGCAGTGAAGACATTGAAATGAATCTGCTGCAATATTCTCTTTcttatataatatttacagtgtatacaccaatactttttttttgtgtccttACACAAATGGTCAAGTGTGTGCAGCATACATGCCAAATTTAATCACAATGTgagaccaaaaaaaacacagacacctTCAGTGACCAGAAGTTCTCTTGAGATGAACGGTGTAGGTGGGTAAACCAGACTTTGAATGATGTGCGAGCACTGTGTATCACAAAGGGGTCTGAAATTGCCCAACCTGCCAACACACTACACTAGGCGTTAAACAAGACTGTAAAATAGAACATTAAATATGAGACAATGAAATGGAAGATTAAgtaaaaggtaataaaacagCAGCGATAACTAGCTGTGACAGGATTTACGGAGACTTCAATGTCCAGCTCCAACTTGTAgggcaaaaaaaattttaataggAAAGAATTTTCCCTGAAGGCTGAGCTAAGAGAAACGATTAGATGGACATCAAAGAGtcagtggctttattgtcatttcaaccatatacagctgatACAGCATAACAATTCACTGTAAATAATAGAAATTATAATTCACATCTCGAAATCAATCACCACAAAAGACAGTAATGTTTTTCCACACAACATTAGGTACTCAGATTACAAATGACTCAAAGTTACTGGGTTTGTTATAAGATTTAATTATAGACCCAAAGTACAGTTGACCGTTCCACATTGTGGGGGTTAGGGGCTCAGCCCCCCGTAACGTGGGAAAAACCGTGCAAAATTTTTGGCCACTGTAGGCAAGCAAAGCAAGCACCTCCATCTGGGGGaatcaaaattttttaaatcaatttctGAAACAATAAGACCTTTACGGTTTAGAGCCATGATTATGTAAGGTACCGTACTGTGCAAAATAATAGGCACTTGGGAAgttgtaaagtgagaatgcttccaaagaAAATGTCCTTAATTAATAAACCTCCAACAAATCTTAGTAACCATCcaccatcaacaaccgcttgtcctgagcggggtcgtggcaggcttggccgggtcccactctctggcgggtctggggttcaagtcctgcttgaggtaccttgcgactgactgacgtcctgtcctgggtgtgccccctctccctccagccttgcgtcctgtgtttctgggttaggctctggttcaccgcaaccccttttgcgataagcggtttcagactgtgcgtgtgtgtgtgtactttaacgATATACAAAactcttactgtaatactgtaactttttgcaaaaggaatgcttggaaatctgaaatatgctttcccattgacactaatgcagaagacattaaaccgtctaaaatatttttgtgaaacatccaaGTGCTTAAGATtcttgcacagtactgtataacaCACAAAGTTTGCGAGATAACGCAGGACAACACTACGCAGGAAATGTTGTACGCACATCACTGAGACCATTTTGGTGTTCCAAAGGGCAGATGTCCAGTTCTGTTCACAAAGTatctttttacaaaaatgtatattgatGGTGTTAAATTATATGATAcattaatattatacatatattttatcttcggtgggctcaccacctgccggagaaaccgtaaggggccggtgcattgtgatttgggcggtggtcggggccgagtgcccggtcgacccaaacctcgggcgccaactctggtttttgggacttggaatgtcacctcactggcggggaaggagcctgagctggtgcgggaagttgagagataccgtctagatatagtcgggctcacttccactcacagcttgggttctggaaccactctcctcgatcgagggtggactctccactattctggcgttgcccaaggtgagaggcggcgggctggtgtgggcttattaatagccccccagttcagccgccatgtgttggagtctaccccggtgaatgagagggtcgtctccctacgccttcgggtcagggaacggtctctcactatcgtttgtgcttatgcgcctagtggcagtgtagagtacccggcctttttagagtccctggggggcgtgttggaaagcgctcccactggggactctgtcgttctactgggggactttaacgcccacgtgggcagcgacagtgatacctggaggggcgtgattgggaggaacggcctccctgatctgaacccgagcggtgagttgttattggatttctgtgctagtcgcggtttatccataacgaacaccatgttcatgcataagggtgtccatcagtgcacttggcaccaggacaccctaggtcggaggtcaatgatcgactttgtgtcgtttcttctgaccttcggccatatgttttggacactcgggtgaagagaggggctgagctgtcaactgatcaccacctggtggtgagttggattcgatggcgggggaaaaagctggacagacctggcaggcccaaacgcatagtgagggtctgttgggaacgtttggcggaggcccgtcagagaggtcttcaactcccacctccaacagagcttcaaccaggtcccgagggaggtgggggacattgagtctgaatggactatgttccgcgcctccattgttggggcggaggttcggagctgcggccataaggtctccggcgcctgtcgcggcggcaatccccgaacacggtggtggacaccggaagtaagggatgccgtcaagctgaagaaggagttctatcgggcctggctggctcatgggactcctgaagcagctgacaggtaccgatgggccaaacggagcgcagctctggcagtcgccgcggcaagaactcgggcttgggaggagtttggtgaggccatggaggaagactttcggtcggcctcaaagagattctggcaaaccgtccggcgactcggaggggggggaagcggtgttccatgaacactgtttacagtggaagtggtgcgctgctgacctcaactgaggatgtcctcaggcggtggaaggagtactttgaggatctcctcaatccctctgacacgccttccgtagaggaagctgaggctggggacttggagggggactcgtccattaccctggctgaagttgctgaggtagtcaaaaaactcctcggtggcaaggctccgggggtggatgagatccgccccgagtttctcaagtctctggatgttgtggggctgtcttggctgacacgcctctgcaacattgcagaccggggtggtggtccctctttttaagaagggggaccggagattgtgttccaactacagggggatcacactccttagcctccctgggaaagtctatgccagggtactggaaaggagaatccgaccgatagtcgaacctcggattcaggaggagcaatgcggttttcgccctggccgtggaacactggaccagctctataccctcactagggtgctggagggttcgtgggagtttgcccaaacagtccatatgtgttttgtggacctggagaaggcattcgaccgtgtccctcgtggcatcctgtggggggtacttcgggattatggggttcggggctcgttgctacgggctgttcgttccctgtatgacgggagtaggagcttggttcgcattgccggcagtaagtcagacctgttcccggtgcatgttggactccgccagggctgccctttgtcactgattctgttcattatctttatggacagaatttctaggcgcagtcagggaacggagggtgtctgttttggtggccgcaagatctcgtctctgctttttgcggacgatgtgatcctgttggcttcatcaagtcaagacttgcagcgtgcactggggaggtttgcagccgagtgcgaagcggcggggatgataatcagcacctccaaatccgaggccatggttctcagtcgggaaaaggtggattgccccctccgggttaggggggagttgctccctcaagtggaggagtttaagtatctcggggtcttgttcacgagtgagggaaaaatggagcggcaggttgacagacggatcggtgcggcgtccgcagtaatgcggtcattgtaccggtctgttgtggtgaagagggagctgagtcgtaaggcgaagctctcaatttaccggtcgatctacgttcctaccctcacctatggtcatgaactctggatcatgaccgaaagaatgagatcgcggatacaagctgcagaaatgagtttcctccgcagagtggctgggcgcacccttagggatagggtgaggagctcagtcacccgggaggagctcgaagtagagccgctgctcctccgcatcgagaggagccagttgaggtggctcgggcatctgttccggatgcctcctggacgcctccctggggaggtgttccgggcttgtcccactgggaggaggcctcggggcagacccaggacacgttggagagactatgtctcccagctggtctgggaacgccttggggttcccccagaggaactggaggaggtgtgcggggagagggaagtctggaggactctgctcggactgctgcccccatgacccggccccggataaaagcggaggaagatggacggatggacatatattttatgcatttatgacttaACTTTACGCTTACTTTTAGTCTGCAGCGCTATGTGATTTCCTGCACAAGGCCATAAAGCCCCCCAAAAATTCCCCATTTAGCTGTTTGTTGCCAACTTGCAAAAAATTGAAGTCACGATGCGGGAGGGTCAGCTATAGTTCTGCACTCTATCCTACAGTAgaagaacattttattgaagTGCAAAAGTGAAAAACCTGCAGTTCTCAAATTAGAATGTGAtcaatttttacattatatgaaaaacaatatattaagGGTTAACTTGCTATttgtaaagtgaattcttgcaaaaaaaaaaactcacttaaCATTAATCAGGAAAATGCACTGCTAAACTACAAAAGGCTTGTTTtttcaaatatgtaaaattCCTGACTATCttttaaacactgagaaaatctGATTCAAAACCAAGTCCTGAATAAAATCTACAGAcatctttaaatccaggcttaacaCCTTAAAGGGCCATTCATATTGGCCCACATccagtctgcagctgattcAGAATGCTGCAACTAGGACTGTCACTGGAACCAGGAAATATGACTATAtagcacatgtgtgtgtgtgtgtgtatatagcatGGGTTCTTAAATCACTGTCCTGCATATGTTTGCTGCTATCCTTTTTCGTTTCTTTCACTGGAGCCACTGCTGACCCGTGATGCTTGGTGTACTTTACTGCCAGCACACTGATGGGACCAGCAACCTTGGGATTAGACAAGAAATTACAGCTTCTATAGACTGTAGTCTCAACAGCTGTactagatatttaaaaaaataatctgcaAATAACTTATTTTGGCAATGAAAATTTAGTGTTACAGCATATGAggtcacaataaaaatactgactGGAAAAGTATGCCCAAGTCTCATTTGTAATTTAGGCAATACTAATAATGTTCAAGTGGCCAGAATAcatttgcaaggcactgtagtAACCACATGAATGTTAGATTTGTTAGAaataaatttcagctttttcattGCTAATGTAACCTTTACTACTCACTTCAATGAGACCTTAGAAATTCAGTTATTTCCATTAACCGAATGTCTATATTAATGATATAGGAATTCTTCCTGAAAGCTAAACCTATAGCATCCAGT
Above is a genomic segment from Scleropages formosus chromosome 17, fSclFor1.1, whole genome shotgun sequence containing:
- the ptar1 gene encoding protein prenyltransferase alpha subunit repeat-containing protein 1, giving the protein MAESEEEVDVLVQRVVKDINSAFKKNPNIDEIGVIPCPEARYNRSPIVLVENKLGMESWCIKFLLPFVHNKLLLYRQRKQWLDREALIDITCTLLLLNADFTTAWNVRKELVQCGALNPEKDLYLGKLVLTKFPKSPETWIHRRWVLQQVLRQCRPCPQGAEHKEMGQVEQGQAQGAAQAEQLQRLLQEEMQVCSDAAGRYPSNYNAWSHRIWVLQNLARGNLKILHDELSSMKLWVSMHVSDHSGFHYRQFLLKALVGEITQAVEIPCAALQAATNQHCAHWPNEDGLVTATVPELFDDEMELCTDLIETYPGHETLWCHRRHVFFLWHHWRKEHLQSGGHPPSPLNHTDEMFGSSLDASLDRSVQAMDIDLAPDSGRQGGYTQDTKRLKRGPMQACPGLPSEHSFVTKILHSCRNTEQGRFAAAYRKWLDSVIGQ